In Eubalaena glacialis isolate mEubGla1 chromosome 4, mEubGla1.1.hap2.+ XY, whole genome shotgun sequence, one DNA window encodes the following:
- the S1PR5 gene encoding sphingosine 1-phosphate receptor 5, with protein MEPGLLRPAPVSEVIVLHYNYTGKLRGARYQPGAGLRADAVVCLAVCALIVLENLAVLIVLGRHSRFHAPMFLLLGSLTLSDLLAGAAYAANILLSGPLTLRLSPALWFAREGGVFVALAASVLSLLAIALERLLTMERRGPAPAARRGRTLALAAAAWGVSLLLGLLPALGWNCLGRLDACSTVLPLYAKAYVLFCVLAFVGILAAICALYARIYCQVRSKARRLGTRPGAGEGASTRARRTPRSLALLRTLSVVLLAFVACWGPLFLLLLLDVACPARACPVLLQADPFLGLAMANSLLNPIIYTFTNRDMRQALLRLLCCGRRWCSLGPGASQPSGSAPGASGALQRWLPPGLDGSSSHSERSSPQRDGLDTNGSTGSPGALTAAWTLVPPPAAD; from the coding sequence ATGGAGCCGGGGCTGCTGCGGCCAGCGCCAGTGAGCGAGGTCATTGTCCTGCATTACAACTACACCGGGAAGCTCCGCGGTGCGCGCTACCAGCCCGGCGCGGGGCTGCGCGCGGACGCCGTCGTGTGCCTGGCCGTGTGCGCGCTCATCGTACTCGAGAACTTAGCCGTGCTGATCGTGCTCGGACGCCACTCGCGCTTCCATGCGCCCATGTTCCTGCTCCTGGGTAGCCTCACGCTGTCCGACCTGCTGGCGGGCGCCGCCTATGCAGCCAACATCCTGCTGTCGGGGCCTCTCACGCTGCGCCTGTCGCCCGCGCTCTGGTTCGCTCGTGAGGGTGGCGTCTTCGTGGCGCTCGCCGCGTCCGTGCTGAGCCTCTTGGCCATCGCGCTCGAGCGCCTCCTCACCATGGAGCGCCGGGGACCCGCTCCCGCCGCCCGTCGGGGGCGCACGCTGGCGCTGGCGGCCGCCGCCTGGGGCGTGTCGCTGCTCCTCGGGCTACTGCCCGCGCTCGGCTGGAATTGTCTGGGCCGTCTGGACGCCTGCTCCACGGTCCTGCCGCTCTACGCCAAGGCCTACGTGCTCTTCTGCGTGCTCGCCTTTGTTGGCATCCTGGCTGCCATCTGCGCACTCTACGCGCGGATCTACTGCCAAGTGCGCTCCAAAGCGCGGCGCCTGGGGACCCGCCCCGGGGCTGGCGAGGGCGCCTCAACCCGCGCACGCCGCACGCCGCGCTCGTTGGCGCTGTTGCGCACGCTCAGCGTGGTGCTCCTGGCCTTCGTGGCTTGTTGGGGACCACTCTTCCTGCTGCTCTTGCTGGACGTGGCGTGCCCGGCGCGCGCCTGCCCTGTGCTCCTGCAGGCGGACCCCTTCCTGGGCCTGGCCATGGCCAACTCGCTTCTGAACCCCATCATCTACACGTTCACCAACCGCGACATGCGCCAAGCGCTCCTGCGCCTCCTCTGCTGCGGCCGCCGCTGGTGCAGCCTAGGCCCGGGTGCCTCCCAGCCGTCGGGGAGCGCCCCTGGGGCTTCGGGCGCCCTGCAGCGCTGGCTGCCTCCTGGCCTGGATGGCAGCTCCAGCCACTCCGAGCGCTCGTCACCCCAGCGGGACGGGCTGGACACCAACGGCTCGACCGGCAGCCCTGGCGCGCTCACAGCCGCCTGGACCCTGGTACCCCCGCCAGCCGCAGACTGA
- the KEAP1 gene encoding kelch-like ECH-associated protein 1, with product MQLEPGPSGAGAHTQFLPLRSQRPEGAGDTVMYASTECKAEVTPSQHGNRTFSYTLEDHTKQAFGIMNELRLSQQLCDVTLQVKYQDAPAAQFMAHKVVLASSSPVFKAMFTNGLREQGMEVVSIEGIHPKVMERLIEFAYTASISMGEKCVLHVMNGAVMYQIDSVVRACSDFLVQQLDPSNAIGIANFAEQIGCTELHQRAREYIYMHFGEVAKQEEFFNLSHCQLVTLISRDDLNVRCESEVFHACINWVKYDCEQRRFYVQALLRAVRCHSLTPHFLQMQLQKCEILQSDSRCKDYLVKIFQELTLHKPTQVMPCRAPKVGRLIYTAGGYFRQSLSYLEAYNPSDGTWLRLADLQVPRSGLAGCVVGGLLYAVGGRNNSPDGNTDSSALDCYNPMTNQWSPCASMSVPRNRIGVGVIDGHIYAVGGSHGCIHHNSVERYEPERDEWHLVAPMLTRRIGVGVAVLNRLLYAVGGFDGTNRLNSAECYYPERNEWRMITPMNTIRSGAGVCVLHNCIYAAGGYDGQDQLNSVERYDVETETWTFVAPMKHRRSALGITVHQGRIYVLGGYDGHTFLDSVECYDPDTDTWSEVTCMTSGRSGVGVAVTMEPCRKQIDQQNCTC from the exons ATGCAGCTGGAACCCGGGCCTAGTGGGGCTGGGGCCCACACCCAATTCCTGCCCCTGAGGTCACAGCGCCCTGAGGGGGCAGGGGACACGGTGATGTACGCCTCCACCGAGTGCAAGGCCGAGGTGACGCCCTCCCAGCACGGCAACCGCACCTTTAGCTACACCCTGGAGGATCACACCAAGCAGGCCTTCGGCATCATGAACGAACTGCGGCTCAGCCAGCAGCTATGTGATGTCACACTGCAGGTCAAGTACCAGGACGCACCAGCCGCCCAGTTCATGGCCCACAAGGTGGTGCTGGCCTCATCCAGCCCCGTCTTCAAGGCCATGTTCACCAATGGGCTGCGGGAGCAGGGCATGGAGGTGGTGTCCATTGAGGGCATCCACCCCAAGGTCATGGAGCGCCTCATTGAGTTCGCCTACACGGCCTCCATCTCCATGGGTGAGAAGTGTGTGCTCCATGTCATGAACGGTGCCGTCATGTACCAGATTGACAGCGTGGTCCGCGCCTGCAGCGACTTCCTGGTGCAGCAGCTGGATCCCAGCAACGCCATTGGCATCGCCAACTTCGCCGAGCAGATCGGCTGTACCGAGCTGCACCAGCGTGCCCGAGAGTACATCTACATGCACTTTGGGGAG GTGGCCAAGCAAGAGGAGTTCTTCAACCTGTCCCACTGCCAGCTGGTGACCCTCATCAGCCGGGACGATCTGAACGTGCGCTGCGAGTCCGAGGTCTTCCACGCCTGTATCAACTGGGTCAAGTACGACTGTGAGCAGCGGCGCTTCTACGTGCAGGCGCTGCTGCGGGCTGTGCGCTGCCACTCGCTCACACCCCACTTCCTGCAGATGCAGCTGCAGAAGTGCGAGATCCTGCAGTCGGACTCCCGCTGCAAGGACTACCTGGTGAAGATCTTCCAGGAGCTCACCCTGCACAAGCCCACACAGGTGATGCCCTGCCGGGCGCCCAAGGTGGGCCGGCTCATCTACACGGCCGGCGGTTACTTCCGCCAGTCACTCAGCTACTTGGAGGCCTACAACCCCAGTGATGGCACCTGGCTCCGGTTGGCGGACCTGCAGGTGCCAAGGAGCGGGCTGGCAGGCTGTGTGGTAGGTGGGCTGCTGTATGCCGTGGGTGGCCGGAACAACTCACCCGACGGCAACACCGACTCCAGCGCCCTGGACTGCTACAACCCCATGACCAACCAGTGGTCGCCCTGCGCCTCCATGAGCGTACCTCGAAACCGAATCGGGGTTGGGGTCATCGATGGGCACATCTATGCTGTCGGCGGCTCCCATGGCTGTATCCACCACAACAGTGTGGAGAG GTATGAGCCAGAGCGGGATGAGTGGCACTTGGTGGCCCCAATGCTGACGCGAAGGATCGGGGTGGGAGTGGCTGTCCTCAACCGTCTACTCTACGCAGTCGGGGGCTTTGACGGGACGAACCGCCTTAACTCAGCCGAGTGTTACTACCCAGAGAGAAACGAGTGGCGAATGATCACACCCATGAACACCATCCGAAGTGGGGCAG GAGTCTGCGTCCTGCACAACTGCATCTATGCTGCGGGGGGCTACGATGGTCAGGACCAGCTGAACAGCGTGGAACGCTACGACGTGGAGACAGAAACGTGGACTTTCGTAGCCCCCATGAAGCATCGGCGAAGCGCCCTGGGAATTACTGTGCACCAGGGAAGAATCTACGTTCTCG GAGGCTACGACGGTCACACGTTCTTAGACAGCGTGGAGTGTTACGACCCAGACACGGACACCTGGAGCGAGGTGACCTGCATGACATCTGGCCGGAGTGGGGTTGGCGTCGCTGTCACCATGGAGCCCTGCCGGAAGCAGATCGACCAGCAGAACTGTACCTGTTGA